A part of Chlorocebus sabaeus isolate Y175 chromosome 4, mChlSab1.0.hap1, whole genome shotgun sequence genomic DNA contains:
- the SLC6A18 gene encoding inactive sodium-dependent neutral amino acid transporter B(0)AT3, translating to MAHAPEPDPAASDLGEERPKWDNKAQYFLSCVGFAVGLGNIWRFPYLCQTYGGGAFLIPYVIALVFEGIPIFHVELAIGQRLRKGSVGVWTAVSPYLSGVGLGCVTLSLLISLYYNAIVAWVLWYLLNSFQHPLPWSSCPPDLNRTGFVEECQGSSAVSYFWYRQTLNIAADINDSGSIQWWLLLCLAASWAVVYMCIIRGIETTGKVIYFTALFPYLVLTIFVIRGLTLPGATQGLIYLFTPNMHILQNPQVWLDAATQIFFSLSLAFGGHIAFASYNSPRNDCQKDAVVIALVNSMTSLYASIAVFSVLGFKATNDHEHCLDRNILSLINEFDFPEQSISRGDYLAVLMHLNATWPKRVARLPLKVCRLEDFLDKSASGPGLAFIVFTEAVLHMPGAPAWAVLFFGMLFTLGLSTMFGSMEAVITPMLDMGVLPRWVPKEALTGLVCLACFLFATCFTLQSGNYWLEIFDNVAASLNLLILAFLEVVGVAYVYGMKRFCDDIAWMTGRRPSPYWRLTWRVVSPLLLLTIFVAYITLLSQKPLSYRAWNPKYELFPARQEKLYPGWVLAACVLLSLLPLLWVPGVALAQLLTRWRRTWRDRDARPDTDTS from the exons GGGCCTTCCTCATCCCCTACGTCATCGCACTGGTCTTCGAGGGGATCCCCATCTTCCACGTCGAGCTCGCCATCGGCCAGCGGCTGCGGAAGGGCAGCGTCGGCGTGTGGACGGCCGTCTCCCCGTACCTCAGTGGAGTAG GGCTGGGCTGTGTCACGCTGTCCTTGCTGATCAGCCTGTACTACAATGCCATCGTGGCATGGGTGCTGTGGTACCTCCTCAACTCCTTCCAGCACCCGCTGCCCTGGAGTTCCTGCCCACCAGACCTCAACAGAACAG GGTTCGTGGAGGAGTGCCAGGGCAGCAGCGCCGTGAGCTACTTCTGGTACCGGCAGACACTAAACATCGCAGCCGACATCAATGACAGTGGCTCCATCCAGTGGTGGCTGCTTCTCTGCTTGGCAGCCTCCTGGGCAGTCGTGTACATGTGTATCATCAGAGGCATTGAGACTACAGGGAAG GTGATTTACTTCACAGCCTTGTTCCCTTACCTGGTCCTGACCATCTTTGTCATCAGAGGGCTGACCCTGCCGGGGGCCACACAAGGACTAATCTACTTGTTCACTCCCAAC ATGCACATTCTCCAGAACCCCCAGGTGTGGCTGGACGCAGCCACCCAGATATTCTTCTCTCTGTCCCTGGCCTTTGGAGGACACATCGCTTTCGCAAGTTACAACTCGCCCAG GAATGACTGCCAGAAGGATGCGGTGGTCATCGCCCTGGTCAACAGCATGACCTCCCTGTACGCGTCCATCGCTGTCTTCTCCGTCCTGGGGTTCAAGGCAACCAATGACCATGAGCACTGCCTGGACAG AAACATCCTCAGCCTCATCAACGAGTTTGACTTCCCAGAGCAGAGCATCTCCAGGGGCGACTACCTGGCCGTCCTCATGCACCTGAACGCCACCTGGCCCAAGAGGGTGGCCCGGCTCCCCCTAAAGGTCTGCCGCCTGGAAGACTTTCTGGATAAG AGTGCCTCGGGCCCGGGCCTGGCCTTCATCGTCTTCACGGAGGCCGTTCTCCACATGCCGGGGGCTCCTGCGTGGGCTGTGCTCTTCTTCGGGATGCTGTTCACCTTGGGGCTATCGACCATGTTCGGGAGCATGGAGGCGGTCATCACACCCATGCTGGACATGGGGGTCCTGCCCAGATGGGTCCCCAAGGAGGCCCTGACTG GGCTGGTCTGCCTGGCCTGCTTCCTCTTCGCCACCTGCTTCACGCTGCAGTCTGGGAACTACTGGCTGGAGATTTTCGACAATGTTGCCGCTTCCCTGAATCTGCTCATCTTGGCCTTCCTCGAGGTTGTGGGTGTCGCTTATGTTTACGGAATGAAACG GTTCTGCGATGACATTGCATGGATGACCGGGAGGCGGCCCAGCCCCTACTGGCGGCTGACCTGGAGGGTGGTCAGTCCCCTGCTGCTGCTGACCATCTTCGTGGCTTACATCACCCTCCTGTCCCAGAAGCCACTGAGCTACAGGGCCTGGAACCCCAAATAC GAGCTGTTCCCCGCGCGCCAGGAGAAGCTCTACCCAGGCTGGGTGCTCGCCGCCTGCGTGCTGCTGTCCCTGCTGCCCTTGCTGTGGGTCCCGGGGGTCGCGCTGGCTCAGCTGCTCACCCGATGGAGACGAACGTGGAGGGACAGGGACGCGCGCCCGGA